In Planctomycetota bacterium, one DNA window encodes the following:
- the fmt gene encoding methionyl-tRNA formyltransferase produces MRIAFLGTPDFAVPSLEALLGAGHEIVCVATQPDRPSGRHALLTAPPVKRVALAYGLPVLQTANVNERAFVAALAERAPEAIVVAAFGQKLRRRVLALPRLGCLNVHASLLPRHRGAAPVAHAILAGDAETGVTIMRMNERVDAGDILAQEATPIGPRETTGDLTARLASLGAGLLVRTLSAIAAGTAHPIPQDPSLATRAPALDKADGVIPWDRPAAYLARFVRAMAPWPGAFTFMRRPGKPPLRLVVHEAEPLEGPAAPPGEVAIAEGDCLVVGTGHALLRLLTLQPAGGRTMSASDFLRGHRVAVGDRFGKPD; encoded by the coding sequence ATGCGCATCGCCTTCCTCGGCACGCCCGACTTTGCGGTTCCTTCGCTCGAGGCCCTGCTCGGGGCGGGGCACGAGATCGTCTGCGTGGCTACGCAGCCCGACCGCCCGAGCGGCCGGCACGCCCTGCTCACGGCCCCGCCGGTTAAGCGGGTCGCCCTCGCCTACGGGCTGCCCGTGCTCCAGACTGCAAACGTCAACGAGCGCGCCTTCGTGGCGGCCCTGGCCGAGCGGGCGCCCGAGGCCATCGTGGTCGCGGCCTTTGGCCAGAAGCTGCGGCGGCGCGTTCTCGCCCTCCCCCGGCTCGGCTGCCTCAACGTTCACGCCTCGCTCCTGCCGCGGCATCGGGGAGCCGCGCCCGTCGCCCACGCCATCCTGGCCGGCGACGCCGAAACGGGCGTGACCATCATGCGCATGAACGAGCGGGTGGATGCCGGCGACATCCTCGCCCAGGAGGCAACGCCGATTGGCCCGCGCGAGACCACGGGCGACCTGACCGCCCGGCTCGCCAGCCTGGGCGCCGGCCTCCTCGTGAGGACCCTCTCCGCCATCGCCGCGGGCACGGCGCACCCGATCCCCCAGGACCCGTCCCTCGCCACCCGCGCGCCGGCGCTCGACAAGGCCGACGGGGTCATCCCCTGGGATCGCCCTGCAGCTTACCTCGCCCGCTTCGTGCGGGCCATGGCCCCGTGGCCGGGGGCGTTCACCTTCATGCGACGACCCGGCAAGCCGCCGCTGAGGCTCGTCGTCCACGAGGCCGAGCCCCTGGAGGGGCCGGCGGCCCCTCCAGGGGAGGTCGCCATTGCCGAGGGCGATTGCCTCGTGGTGGGCACTGGCCACGCCCTCCTGCGTCTCCTCACCCTTCAACCCGCCGGCGGGCGCACCATGTCCGCCTCCGACTTCCTCCGCGGCCACCGCGTCGCCGTCGGCGACCGCTTCGGCAAGCCCGACTGA
- the murI gene encoding glutamate racemase, with translation MPDRASPIGIFDSGLGGLTVMREVARALPDEDLLYFGDTARVPYGIKSPPTITAFSEQCCRFLLRHEPKLLVIACNTASAAALPRLREAFDVPILGVVEPGARAAAAATRNRRVGIIGTEATIRSRAYVECIRALDPAIALVDRACPLLVPLVEEGRGCDDPIVRLAAKEYLRPLIEFGVDTVVLGCTHYPLLKDALRGVLGRAVTIVDSAEETARAAADTLGRLGLRRASATSPAHRYFVTDNPLRFASIGSRIMGNIIESVEWADPASLPSG, from the coding sequence GTGCCTGACCGCGCCTCGCCCATCGGCATCTTCGACTCGGGCCTCGGCGGCCTCACCGTGATGCGCGAGGTGGCCCGCGCTCTGCCCGACGAGGACCTGCTCTACTTCGGCGACACGGCCCGCGTGCCCTACGGCATCAAGTCGCCGCCCACCATCACCGCCTTTTCCGAGCAGTGCTGCCGCTTCCTGCTGCGCCACGAGCCCAAGCTGCTGGTCATCGCCTGCAACACTGCCTCGGCCGCCGCGCTGCCGCGCCTGCGCGAGGCGTTCGATGTGCCGATCCTCGGCGTGGTCGAGCCCGGCGCCCGCGCCGCGGCCGCTGCCACCCGCAACCGCCGGGTCGGCATCATCGGCACCGAGGCCACCATCCGCAGCCGGGCCTATGTCGAGTGCATCCGCGCCCTCGACCCCGCCATCGCGCTGGTGGACCGCGCCTGCCCGCTCCTCGTGCCGCTCGTGGAGGAGGGGCGCGGGTGCGACGACCCCATCGTGCGCCTCGCCGCCAAGGAGTACCTGCGGCCGCTCATCGAGTTCGGCGTGGACACGGTGGTGCTCGGCTGCACCCACTACCCGCTGCTCAAGGACGCCCTGCGTGGGGTCCTGGGCCGCGCCGTCACCATTGTGGATTCGGCCGAGGAGACCGCCCGCGCCGCCGCCGACACCCTCGGCCGGCTCGGCCTGCGGCGCGCCAGCGCCACCTCGCCCGCCCATCGGTACTTCGTCACCGACAACCCCCTGCGGTTCGCCTCCATCGGCTCCCGCATCATGGGCAACATCATCGAGAGCGTCGAGTGGGCCGACCCCGCATCCCTGCCGAGCGGGTGA
- a CDS encoding N-acetylmuramoyl-L-alanine amidase encodes MRPLPNRDVRLLFLVLAWLVGQGVAVARQGGLVVAERPSAVVVAMAPVPSTYRYTCLNDLARQLGAQVSFDDLAGVFTLRVGERRVAVAPGIEVAALGARSVELGDEVVLRYGRVYVPRWFARDVERYLRTAGPEPGPVVVERPTERPVEPSRPRTVGRVCIDPGHGGKDPGAVSRWGLVEKDIVLPTAQLLAQELRARGFDTVLTRDGDYFVELEDRPAVATRKGADLFVAIHANAIANASYKGLEIFYWYGSWSAASAATRREGVELAQAIERACEREGLTVRNVRGADYKVLRYSKVPATLVEIGFLTNRAEEQALRTTAYRQRVARAIAEGIDAYRKGNK; translated from the coding sequence TTGAGACCACTACCGAACCGAGACGTGCGGCTCCTGTTCCTCGTCCTGGCATGGCTTGTGGGGCAGGGCGTCGCCGTCGCGCGGCAAGGCGGCCTCGTGGTGGCCGAGCGGCCGAGTGCGGTGGTGGTGGCCATGGCCCCCGTGCCCAGCACCTATCGGTACACATGCCTCAACGACCTGGCGCGCCAGTTGGGCGCGCAGGTCAGCTTCGACGATCTGGCGGGCGTCTTCACGCTGCGGGTCGGCGAACGTCGGGTAGCCGTGGCGCCGGGCATCGAGGTCGCTGCGCTAGGAGCTCGGTCGGTCGAACTCGGCGACGAGGTGGTGCTGCGCTACGGGCGTGTCTACGTGCCGCGATGGTTCGCGCGGGATGTGGAGCGCTACCTGCGCACGGCGGGGCCGGAGCCCGGCCCGGTGGTCGTCGAGCGCCCCACGGAACGGCCGGTCGAGCCCTCCAGGCCGCGCACGGTCGGCCGCGTGTGCATTGACCCCGGCCACGGCGGCAAGGACCCGGGCGCTGTGAGCCGCTGGGGCCTTGTGGAGAAGGACATCGTGCTGCCCACCGCGCAGTTGCTCGCCCAGGAGCTGCGGGCGCGCGGATTCGACACGGTGCTGACGCGTGACGGCGACTATTTCGTGGAGTTGGAGGACCGCCCCGCCGTGGCCACGCGGAAGGGGGCCGACCTCTTCGTGGCGATTCACGCGAACGCCATCGCGAATGCGTCGTACAAAGGGCTGGAGATCTTCTACTGGTACGGCTCGTGGTCGGCCGCTTCCGCGGCCACCCGCCGCGAAGGCGTCGAGCTGGCGCAAGCCATCGAGCGCGCCTGCGAGCGCGAAGGGCTCACCGTGCGCAACGTGCGCGGCGCCGACTACAAGGTGCTGCGCTACTCGAAGGTGCCGGCGACCCTGGTGGAGATCGGCTTCCTGACGAATCGCGCCGAGGAGCAGGCCCTGCGCACCACGGCCTACCGCCAGCGCGTGGCCAGGGCCATCGCCGAGGGGATTGACGCCTACCGCAAGGGGAACAAGTGA
- a CDS encoding SpoIVB peptidase S55 domain-containing protein, which yields MRLRAVLLLGVLWIALAAQAGGLPAQYLAANEIRRGMTGYGLSVFQGTRIERFDVEVIGVLRNAMPKQDIVICRMSGAGLEKTGIIAGMSGSPIYLKVGNDFKMAGAVAYGWSFPKEPICGVTPIENMYQALVSPVPEKAAAAPPAAPGGQLDGPLVLGDRSFGEVRLASAPPSWEQVAGGSATLSRLQTPLYVAGLSGPALELARREFEPLGFVLAQGGAAGAADAPEGLKLEPGSALAVRFAEGDVEMSGIGTCTDVVGDSILGFGHPMFGEGRVSVPMATAVVQFSFPSLMRSMKLASAARTVGRLTADMQAAVVGKVGAPPRMIAIETRLTRADMQGPEVYRGRLIDHPRLTSRIAGMFLANALLVRGDLPRENTLQFKATIQLSKRPPIVVDNTYSGLSSMTSLLGALNDVVNPLAALGNNEFGAVEVEKITADLQVAAEATVARVEAVRLENNECRPGDTLRALATIRPHKRDPFVQAIELKLPADFPPGSASVMVCDAQMHERLERQEAPHRYQPRDLDHLVEILREQTPQRRLYIRLKLPDRGIASRGVELPSLPASMFSVIGSPRATGLTVTGKSLSAFAETPFVLAGSHMLPLVVKPPRRP from the coding sequence ATGAGACTGCGTGCTGTTCTGCTCCTCGGCGTCTTGTGGATAGCCCTTGCGGCCCAGGCAGGCGGCCTGCCGGCGCAGTACCTTGCGGCGAATGAGATCCGGCGAGGGATGACCGGCTACGGCCTCTCGGTGTTCCAGGGCACAAGGATCGAGCGATTCGATGTCGAGGTGATCGGCGTGCTGCGCAACGCGATGCCGAAGCAGGACATCGTAATCTGCCGCATGAGCGGCGCAGGGCTGGAGAAGACGGGCATCATCGCGGGCATGAGCGGCAGCCCGATCTACCTCAAGGTGGGCAACGACTTCAAGATGGCGGGCGCCGTGGCCTACGGCTGGTCATTCCCCAAGGAGCCGATCTGCGGCGTCACGCCCATCGAGAACATGTACCAGGCGCTCGTGTCTCCCGTGCCGGAGAAGGCGGCGGCCGCCCCGCCCGCGGCCCCCGGCGGCCAGCTCGACGGGCCGCTCGTGCTCGGCGACCGGTCGTTTGGCGAGGTGCGCCTGGCCAGCGCGCCGCCAAGCTGGGAGCAGGTGGCCGGCGGTTCGGCCACGCTCAGCCGCCTCCAGACGCCCCTCTACGTGGCCGGCCTGAGCGGCCCGGCCCTCGAACTGGCGCGCCGCGAGTTCGAGCCGCTCGGCTTCGTGCTCGCGCAGGGCGGCGCCGCCGGCGCGGCCGACGCCCCCGAGGGCCTGAAGCTCGAGCCCGGCTCGGCCCTCGCCGTGCGCTTCGCCGAGGGCGACGTCGAGATGAGCGGCATCGGCACCTGCACCGACGTGGTGGGCGACTCGATCCTCGGCTTCGGGCACCCGATGTTCGGCGAGGGACGCGTGAGCGTGCCCATGGCCACCGCCGTGGTGCAGTTCTCGTTCCCCAGCCTGATGCGCTCGATGAAGCTGGCGAGCGCCGCCAGGACAGTGGGCCGGCTCACCGCGGACATGCAGGCGGCCGTGGTGGGCAAGGTGGGCGCGCCGCCCAGAATGATCGCCATCGAGACCCGGCTCACACGGGCCGACATGCAGGGCCCAGAGGTCTATCGCGGACGGCTGATTGACCACCCGCGCCTGACCTCGCGCATCGCGGGCATGTTCCTCGCCAACGCGCTGCTCGTGCGCGGCGACCTGCCGCGCGAGAACACGCTCCAGTTCAAGGCGACGATCCAGCTCTCCAAGCGGCCGCCCATCGTCGTGGACAATACGTACTCCGGGCTCTCGAGCATGACCTCGCTCCTGGGCGCGCTCAACGACGTGGTGAACCCCCTCGCCGCCCTGGGCAACAACGAGTTCGGCGCCGTAGAGGTCGAGAAGATCACGGCTGACCTCCAGGTGGCCGCCGAGGCCACGGTGGCGCGCGTCGAGGCCGTGAGGCTCGAGAACAACGAGTGCCGGCCCGGCGACACACTGCGCGCCCTGGCCACCATCCGCCCGCACAAGAGAGACCCCTTCGTCCAGGCCATCGAGCTGAAACTCCCGGCCGACTTCCCGCCCGGCAGCGCCAGCGTGATGGTGTGCGACGCCCAGATGCACGAGCGCCTCGAGCGCCAGGAGGCCCCTCACCGCTACCAGCCGCGTGACCTCGATCACCTGGTGGAGATTCTCCGCGAGCAGACCCCCCAGCGCCGCCTCTACATCCGCCTGAAGCTGCCCGACCGCGGCATCGCCAGCCGCGGCGTCGAGCTGCCCTCGCTGCCCGCCTCGATGTTCTCCGTCATCGGCTCCCCCAGGGCCACGGGGCTGACGGTCACAGGCAAGTCCCTTTCGGCCTTCGCCGAGACACCCTTCGTACTGGCCGGCAGCCACATGTTGCCGCTCGTGGTGAAGCCCCCGCGGAGGCCCTGA
- a CDS encoding LOG family protein, translating to MPRIITVFGASSARPGSAEYDEALRLGRLLAQAGFAVCNGGYGGTMEASARGAREAGGHTIGITNALFDPRAANRYIADERKAPDFYERLRRLLELGEAYVCLRGSVGTLTEFALAWTLLQTGSLSPRPFICVGPAWRAVLDAYRAHLPVRPKDLALITLADTVEDAVSVIRGTLPCPSVL from the coding sequence ATGCCGCGCATCATCACCGTGTTCGGCGCCAGCAGCGCCCGCCCCGGCAGCGCCGAGTACGACGAGGCTCTGCGCCTCGGCCGCCTGCTCGCCCAGGCCGGCTTCGCCGTCTGCAACGGCGGCTACGGCGGCACGATGGAGGCGTCCGCACGCGGCGCACGCGAGGCCGGTGGTCACACGATCGGCATCACCAACGCCCTCTTCGACCCCCGCGCCGCCAACCGCTATATTGCCGACGAGCGCAAGGCCCCCGACTTCTACGAGCGTCTCCGCCGCCTGTTGGAGTTGGGCGAAGCCTACGTCTGCCTTCGCGGCAGCGTAGGCACCCTCACCGAATTCGCCCTCGCCTGGACTCTCCTCCAGACCGGCTCCCTCTCCCCCCGCCCCTTCATCTGCGTGGGGCCGGCCTGGCGCGCCGTCCTCGACGCCTACCGCGCGCACCTCCCCGTCCGACCCAAGGACCTCGCCCTCATCACCCTCGCGGACACGGTCGAGGACGCGGTCAGCGTGATTCGCGGGACCCTACCGTGTCCGTCGGTCCTGTGA
- a CDS encoding C39 family peptidase → MGTPHKTRPTEPQACDARAALLSLQLELAEAYCALGAAAADARVGTALPAYAAVHRSPPDTPEGAPRVAEALGAFGRALCDAGVRDPAIAPQLDRCIALRGQILELEQPPCPVPAAVAAAPPARGRGAWGLVAALAALALLAGGVAALVRSGSKGAPGLAEPEPLLVATAERDLGPTGGAVSLPSGAALVFPPDALSSPTRITVRELKPASPLPHGQQRVILDCGPDGARFARPVQFRIPAPPGHEAGGYTAAGYTDARTGVQHLLPSRVEPGAGGRAELVFETDHFSRFFGLFGGTLPTERRLEIPYYSQGDSPYCWAAALYMALQAIRPDPQGGLGIHGIIGHMKVGENGITAQQFAGASAFGGFSWWQSALYPLVLNRTGCRVATRSYGTLSAKRTMFDAIKNDIGANGHPVLVWSGRKQHVWLVVGYDGNQVIVHDPALDEPYVMGHNSWLTSSGHSSHKRPEAKPFDDSLGTALGMGDTTPAKTKSRISAETDETSIGDLWYTMTFQAEKLDPAAPKITLSIPSHGTTLRFVAPATKAAPERTYRFHWSPEAADGFVFRRTEGGKDAGTVTTLPGDVASLVPVVALTNMGYDKAIRASVAYRIYSDQNRKHGYSTSFSADLPAKGGKTVTASGSEIAVSAFRDPANDRAACTYVFDAHVLYRADQADRVQFRFTLGPRSVAPPKDTPKAPAPTIAIEPVPPKAVGDAVYLRAIVGNLPLDAEYEWDFGDGEQVRTRDRIVTHIYKTVPARPARVRLYDSKTKQLLAQAEYPVPVSVPATTTGRATTRWDNGNVHEVFDYIKPHLASPKDLEQYKLTRLPDSAGGGMVAIHGNYKSYSRNGKLYVECEYRNGKPVPGTYREYDPTGKVIKQQ, encoded by the coding sequence ATGGGCACCCCACACAAGACCCGCCCGACCGAGCCGCAGGCCTGCGATGCGCGCGCGGCGCTTCTCAGCCTGCAACTCGAACTGGCCGAAGCCTATTGCGCGCTCGGCGCCGCGGCAGCCGACGCACGGGTGGGCACGGCCCTGCCGGCCTACGCCGCCGTCCATCGTTCGCCACCCGACACGCCGGAGGGGGCGCCGCGGGTGGCCGAGGCCCTGGGCGCCTTCGGCCGCGCCCTGTGCGATGCCGGGGTGCGCGACCCTGCCATCGCGCCGCAGCTCGATCGCTGCATCGCGCTTCGGGGGCAGATCCTGGAGTTGGAGCAGCCACCCTGCCCTGTCCCCGCGGCCGTGGCCGCCGCGCCTCCCGCGCGCGGACGGGGGGCGTGGGGCCTGGTAGCGGCGCTGGCAGCTCTGGCCCTGCTGGCCGGGGGCGTGGCCGCACTCGTCCGCTCAGGGAGCAAGGGCGCCCCGGGGCTGGCCGAGCCCGAGCCGCTGCTCGTCGCCACCGCTGAGCGCGACCTCGGCCCCACGGGCGGCGCCGTGTCGCTGCCCTCGGGCGCTGCCCTCGTGTTCCCGCCCGATGCCCTGTCCTCACCGACCCGCATCACGGTGAGGGAACTGAAGCCTGCCAGCCCTCTCCCACACGGCCAGCAGCGGGTGATCCTGGACTGTGGCCCCGACGGCGCCCGTTTCGCCCGGCCCGTGCAGTTCCGCATTCCGGCGCCGCCCGGCCACGAGGCAGGGGGTTACACGGCGGCCGGCTATACCGATGCACGCACGGGAGTGCAGCACCTGCTGCCCAGCCGTGTCGAACCAGGGGCCGGAGGGCGGGCCGAACTGGTGTTCGAGACCGACCACTTCTCGCGTTTCTTCGGCCTCTTCGGCGGCACGCTGCCCACCGAGCGCCGGCTTGAGATCCCCTATTACAGCCAGGGCGACTCCCCGTACTGCTGGGCGGCGGCGCTCTACATGGCCCTCCAGGCCATCCGCCCCGACCCTCAGGGCGGCCTCGGCATCCACGGGATCATCGGGCATATGAAAGTGGGCGAGAACGGCATCACGGCGCAGCAGTTCGCCGGCGCGTCGGCCTTCGGCGGCTTCTCGTGGTGGCAGTCGGCCCTCTACCCTCTGGTGCTCAACCGAACAGGCTGCCGCGTGGCCACCCGCTCGTATGGCACGCTGAGCGCCAAGCGCACCATGTTCGACGCCATCAAGAACGACATCGGCGCCAACGGCCACCCCGTGCTCGTGTGGTCGGGGCGCAAGCAGCACGTCTGGCTGGTGGTGGGCTACGACGGCAACCAGGTGATCGTGCATGACCCCGCCCTCGACGAGCCCTATGTGATGGGCCACAACAGTTGGCTCACCAGCTCGGGCCACTCCAGCCACAAGCGGCCCGAGGCCAAGCCGTTCGACGACTCGCTCGGCACCGCCCTGGGCATGGGCGACACCACGCCCGCCAAGACCAAGAGCCGCATCAGCGCCGAGACTGACGAGACGTCCATCGGCGACCTCTGGTACACCATGACCTTCCAAGCCGAGAAGCTCGATCCCGCGGCCCCCAAGATCACCCTGAGCATCCCGTCGCACGGCACCACGCTGCGCTTTGTCGCGCCCGCCACCAAGGCCGCGCCCGAGCGCACCTACCGGTTCCACTGGAGCCCGGAGGCTGCGGACGGCTTCGTGTTCCGGAGAACCGAGGGAGGCAAGGACGCCGGGACGGTAACAACGCTGCCGGGCGACGTCGCGTCCCTCGTGCCCGTCGTGGCGCTCACCAATATGGGGTACGACAAGGCGATCCGCGCGAGCGTCGCCTACCGCATCTACAGCGACCAGAACCGCAAGCACGGCTACTCCACGAGCTTCTCGGCTGATCTGCCCGCGAAGGGGGGCAAGACGGTCACCGCTTCTGGCAGCGAGATCGCCGTGTCGGCCTTCCGCGACCCGGCCAACGACAGGGCCGCCTGCACCTACGTCTTCGACGCCCACGTGCTCTACCGCGCCGACCAGGCGGACCGCGTGCAGTTCCGTTTCACGCTCGGACCCCGCAGCGTCGCCCCGCCCAAAGACACGCCCAAGGCCCCGGCGCCCACCATCGCCATCGAGCCGGTCCCGCCCAAGGCCGTTGGCGATGCCGTGTACCTGAGGGCCATCGTCGGGAACCTCCCGCTCGACGCCGAGTACGAGTGGGACTTCGGCGACGGCGAGCAGGTGCGCACCCGCGACCGCATCGTCACCCACATCTACAAGACCGTGCCCGCGCGCCCCGCCCGAGTGCGCCTGTACGACTCCAAGACCAAGCAACTCCTCGCGCAGGCCGAGTACCCCGTGCCCGTGTCCGTGCCCGCCACCACAACCGGGCGCGCCACCACCCGCTGGGATAACGGAAACGTGCACGAGGTCTTCGACTACATCAAGCCGCACCTGGCGAGCCCGAAGGACCTCGAGCAGTACAAGCTCACGCGCCTTCCCGACAGCGCCGGGGGCGGCATGGTTGCCATCCACGGCAACTACAAGTCCTATTCGCGCAACGGCAAGCTGTACGTCGAGTGCGAGTATCGCAACGGCAAGCCCGTGCCCGGCACCTACCGCGAGTACGACCCCACGGGCAAGGTGATCAAACAGCAGTGA
- the proS gene encoding proline--tRNA ligase → MAKLTKRADDYAQWYVELVQRAELADYAPVRGCMVIRPHGYAIWENMQRALDGMFKATGHQNAYFPLFIPESFIKKEAEHVEGFAPHCAVVTHGGGKELEEPLYVRPTSETIIWAMYKQWIQSHRDLPLLINQWANVVRWEMRPRLFLRTIEFLWQEGHTAHATEAEAEEETLRILEIYRTFAEDYMAVPVVPGQKTEAEKFAGAVRTYCIEAMTQDKRAIQAGTSHMLGQNFAKAFDVTYQDAAGQLQHVWATSWGVSTRLVGALVMAHSDDQGLVLPPKLAPIHVVIVPIYKTDDERAAVLEFAASLRQALPKELVVRLDDREQYKPGWKFNEWELKGVPLRIEVGPRDVQQGQATFARRDTGEKRPVPRDAVVAEAPATLAAIQKGLFDKALAFRQANTHEVRTYAEFKERLESEGGFFVADWGGTTEQELQIQEETKATIRCIPRQGGEPQGPCFLTGGRANVRVILAKAY, encoded by the coding sequence GTGGCCAAGCTGACGAAGCGCGCCGACGACTACGCGCAGTGGTACGTGGAGCTGGTGCAACGGGCCGAACTGGCCGATTACGCGCCCGTGCGCGGCTGCATGGTGATCCGCCCCCACGGCTACGCGATCTGGGAGAACATGCAGCGGGCGCTCGACGGCATGTTCAAGGCCACCGGCCACCAGAACGCCTACTTCCCGCTCTTCATCCCCGAGAGCTTCATCAAGAAGGAGGCGGAACACGTCGAGGGCTTCGCGCCCCACTGTGCCGTCGTGACCCACGGCGGCGGCAAGGAGCTCGAAGAGCCCCTCTACGTCCGCCCCACATCCGAAACCATCATCTGGGCGATGTACAAGCAGTGGATCCAGTCGCACCGCGACCTGCCGCTGCTCATCAATCAGTGGGCCAACGTGGTGCGCTGGGAGATGCGGCCCCGCCTGTTCCTGCGCACCATCGAGTTCCTGTGGCAGGAGGGCCACACGGCCCACGCCACCGAGGCCGAGGCCGAGGAGGAAACCCTCCGCATCCTCGAAATCTACCGCACCTTCGCCGAGGACTACATGGCCGTGCCCGTCGTGCCCGGGCAGAAGACCGAGGCCGAGAAGTTCGCGGGCGCCGTCCGCACCTACTGCATCGAGGCCATGACGCAGGACAAGCGGGCCATCCAGGCCGGCACCTCGCACATGCTGGGCCAGAACTTCGCCAAGGCATTCGACGTGACGTACCAGGACGCCGCGGGCCAGCTCCAGCACGTGTGGGCCACGAGCTGGGGCGTCTCGACCCGCCTCGTCGGCGCGCTCGTGATGGCGCACAGCGACGACCAGGGCCTCGTGCTGCCCCCCAAGCTGGCGCCCATCCACGTGGTTATCGTGCCCATCTACAAGACCGACGACGAGCGCGCCGCCGTGCTCGAGTTCGCGGCCAGCCTGCGCCAGGCGCTGCCCAAGGAACTCGTCGTGCGGCTCGATGACCGCGAGCAGTACAAGCCGGGCTGGAAGTTCAACGAGTGGGAACTCAAGGGCGTGCCCCTGCGAATCGAGGTCGGGCCGCGCGACGTGCAACAGGGCCAGGCCACCTTCGCCCGCCGCGACACGGGCGAGAAGCGCCCTGTGCCGCGCGACGCCGTGGTCGCCGAGGCGCCGGCCACCCTCGCCGCCATCCAGAAGGGCCTGTTCGACAAGGCTCTCGCCTTCCGCCAGGCCAACACCCACGAGGTGAGGACCTACGCGGAGTTCAAAGAGCGCCTCGAGAGCGAAGGCGGCTTCTTCGTGGCCGACTGGGGCGGAACCACCGAGCAGGAGCTTCAGATCCAGGAGGAGACGAAGGCCACCATCCGCTGTATCCCGCGCCAGGGCGGCGAGCCGCAAGGCCCCTGCTTCCTCACCGGCGGCAGGGCCAACGTCCGCGTGATCCTGGCAAAGGCATACTGA
- a CDS encoding ABC transporter ATP-binding protein: MATAVLKTIDLTKRFGRFTAVDRLCLEVNEGDVFGFLGPNGAGKTTTMRMIVGLVRPTSGRIEVNGVDARRHFLDAIAQIGSLVDIPAFYRHLTGRSNLSLLAQVAGGVPKGRVDEVIEAVGMQKACLKKVKTYSHGMLQRLAIAQALLTRPPLLILDEPTTGLDPEGKLEFLHLLRSLARDQRITIFISSHLLEEVEEICNRAAIIKDGRLLVCGEVRSLLAEELRTYRTVVSDAAKARALLDGRPWVHGLSVEGRRLLVTARQDDAPQIADTLVKGGVALEELSPQAKSLRTLFMELMKE, encoded by the coding sequence TTGGCCACCGCAGTCCTCAAGACCATTGACCTCACGAAGCGCTTCGGGCGGTTCACGGCCGTGGACCGCCTGTGCCTCGAGGTCAATGAGGGCGACGTTTTCGGGTTCCTCGGGCCGAACGGCGCGGGCAAAACGACCACGATGCGCATGATTGTGGGCCTGGTGCGCCCCACCTCGGGGCGCATCGAGGTGAACGGGGTGGACGCTCGCCGCCACTTCCTCGACGCCATCGCGCAGATCGGCTCGTTGGTGGACATTCCGGCGTTCTATCGCCACCTGACGGGCCGGAGCAACCTGTCGCTCCTCGCCCAAGTGGCCGGCGGCGTGCCCAAGGGCCGCGTGGATGAGGTGATCGAGGCCGTAGGCATGCAGAAGGCCTGCCTGAAGAAGGTCAAGACCTACTCCCACGGCATGCTCCAGCGCCTGGCCATCGCCCAGGCGCTCCTCACGCGCCCTCCCCTGCTCATCCTCGACGAGCCGACCACAGGCCTCGACCCCGAGGGCAAGCTCGAATTCCTCCACCTCCTGCGCAGCCTGGCCCGCGACCAGAGGATCACCATCTTCATCTCCAGCCACCTGCTCGAAGAGGTGGAGGAAATCTGCAACCGGGCAGCGATCATCAAGGACGGGCGACTCCTCGTGTGCGGCGAGGTGCGCAGCCTCCTCGCCGAGGAGTTGCGCACGTACCGCACCGTGGTGTCGGACGCGGCCAAGGCCCGCGCCCTTCTCGACGGCCGTCCTTGGGTCCACGGCCTGAGCGTGGAGGGCCGGCGGCTGTTGGTCACGGCCCGACAGGACGACGCCCCCCAGATCGCCGACACACTGGTCAAAGGCGGCGTTGCACTCGAGGAGCTGTCTCCCCAGGCCAAGAGCCTGCGCACGCTGTTCATGGAACTGATGAAGGAATGA